From Ramlibacter tataouinensis, the proteins below share one genomic window:
- a CDS encoding YbdK family carboxylate-amine ligase, translated as MPVATPGEAPALGPFGESAPLSLGVELELQLVNTHDYDLAPYSDEMLRLMSRFRLPGSVVPEMTSSMIEVSTGICRSAVQVHDELSAIRDALVKCADRLNIAVVGGGTHPFQQWHEQRIYDKPRFRELSELYGYLSKQFTIFGQHVHVGCPDADSALLMLHRMSRYIPHFIALSASSPYVQGQDTQFDSARLNSVFAFPMSGRAPFTLRWCEFEKFFNKTTRTGVVKSMKDFYWDIRPKPEYGTIEIRVFDTPLTIDRAAALAGLVQSLAAWFLQEQPFMPEEDDYMVYTYNRFQACRFGLDAVYVDPVSGQHMPLREHIGLTLRQVMPHARRVGAAYGVQMLWEDAEHGTNDARWLREKQGRERLLAEVVRQGALRFREAR; from the coding sequence GTGCCCGTCGCCACGCCCGGCGAAGCGCCGGCGCTCGGACCCTTTGGCGAGTCGGCGCCGCTGTCGCTCGGCGTGGAGCTCGAACTGCAGCTGGTGAACACCCACGACTACGACCTGGCGCCCTATTCCGACGAGATGCTGCGGCTGATGTCCCGCTTCCGGCTGCCCGGCTCGGTCGTTCCCGAAATGACCTCCAGCATGATCGAGGTGTCCACCGGCATCTGCCGCTCGGCGGTGCAGGTGCACGACGAGCTGTCGGCCATCCGCGATGCGCTCGTCAAGTGCGCCGACCGCCTCAACATCGCCGTGGTGGGCGGGGGCACGCACCCCTTCCAGCAGTGGCACGAGCAGCGCATCTACGACAAGCCGCGCTTTCGCGAGCTGTCCGAGCTGTACGGCTACCTGTCCAAGCAGTTCACCATCTTCGGCCAGCACGTGCACGTCGGCTGCCCCGACGCCGATTCCGCGCTGCTGATGCTGCATCGCATGTCGCGCTACATCCCGCACTTCATCGCGCTGTCGGCCAGCTCGCCCTACGTGCAGGGCCAGGACACGCAATTCGACTCGGCGCGCCTGAACTCGGTGTTCGCCTTCCCGATGTCGGGCCGCGCCCCGTTCACGCTGCGCTGGTGCGAGTTCGAGAAGTTCTTCAACAAGACCACGCGCACCGGCGTGGTCAAGAGCATGAAGGACTTCTACTGGGACATCCGTCCCAAGCCGGAATACGGCACCATCGAAATCCGGGTGTTCGACACGCCGCTCACCATCGACCGGGCGGCGGCGCTGGCCGGCCTGGTGCAGTCGCTGGCGGCCTGGTTCCTGCAGGAGCAGCCCTTCATGCCGGAGGAGGACGACTACATGGTCTACACCTACAACCGCTTCCAGGCCTGCCGCTTCGGGCTGGACGCGGTGTACGTGGACCCGGTCAGCGGCCAGCACATGCCGCTGCGCGAGCACATTGGCCTCACGCTGCGCCAGGTCATGCCGCACGCGCGGCGCGTGGGTGCGGCCTACGGCGTGCAGATGCTGTGGGAAGACGCCGAGCACGGCACCAACGACGCGCGCTGGCTGCGCGAGAAGCAGGGGCGCGAACGCCTGCTGGCCGAGGTCGTGCGCCAGGGCGCGCTGCGGTTTCGCGAGGCACGTTAG
- the thiL gene encoding thiamine-phosphate kinase yields the protein MGEFDLIERFFKRPARRNALGVGDDCALLAPAAGMQLAVSSDMLVEGRHFLPAVDPARLGHKALAVNLSDLAACGAQPLAFTLALSLPQADEAWLAPFARGLFALAEAHECELVGGDTTRGPLNICITVFGEVPAGQALLRSGARAGDDLYVSGSLGDARLALEVSRGALSVPADALERARARLDLPTPRVALGQALRGLATACIDVSDGLLGDLRHVLRASAVGAAIDAGACLALMDCAVQLDPDTRLEWVLAGGDDYELLFTAAADRRQQVEAAARAAGTRVTRIGRIEAAPGLRLFDATGHRIARQFASFDHFA from the coding sequence ATGGGTGAATTCGACCTCATCGAACGCTTCTTCAAGCGCCCGGCGCGCCGCAATGCGCTGGGCGTGGGCGACGACTGCGCGCTGCTGGCGCCGGCCGCGGGCATGCAGCTGGCAGTGTCCAGCGACATGCTGGTCGAAGGCCGCCATTTCCTTCCGGCCGTCGACCCGGCCCGGCTCGGCCACAAGGCCCTGGCCGTCAACCTGAGCGACCTGGCGGCCTGCGGCGCGCAGCCGCTCGCATTCACGCTGGCCTTGTCGCTGCCGCAGGCCGACGAAGCCTGGCTGGCGCCGTTCGCGCGCGGCCTGTTCGCGCTGGCCGAGGCCCACGAGTGCGAGCTGGTCGGCGGCGACACCACGCGCGGCCCGCTGAACATCTGCATCACGGTGTTCGGCGAAGTCCCGGCCGGACAGGCCCTGCTGCGATCGGGCGCCCGGGCCGGCGACGACCTCTATGTCAGCGGCAGCCTGGGCGACGCCCGGCTCGCGCTCGAAGTGTCCCGGGGTGCGCTGTCGGTGCCGGCCGATGCCCTGGAGCGGGCGCGCGCCCGCCTGGACCTGCCGACGCCGCGCGTGGCGCTCGGGCAGGCGCTGCGCGGCCTGGCCACGGCCTGCATCGATGTGAGCGACGGACTGCTCGGCGACCTGCGCCACGTGCTGCGGGCCAGCGCCGTGGGGGCGGCGATCGACGCCGGCGCCTGCCTGGCGCTGATGGACTGCGCGGTGCAGCTCGATCCGGACACCCGGCTGGAGTGGGTGCTGGCGGGCGGTGACGACTATGAGCTGCTATTCACCGCGGCGGCGGACCGCCGGCAGCAGGTCGAAGCCGCCGCCCGCGCGGCGGGCACGCGCGTCACGCGCATCGGCCGCATCGAGGCGGCGCCGGGCCTGCGGCTGTTCGACGCAACGGGTCATCGCATCGCGCGGCAGTTCGCGTCGTTCGACCACTTCGCCTGA